In Pseudoduganella albidiflava, a single window of DNA contains:
- a CDS encoding GtrA family protein, which yields MHKGSGLRFLLAGGLNTAVTYLMYLALLDVAGYQASYAIAFVCGIGISYVLGRVFVFKVHQGYRSVLMLPLVYLVQYAVGAAVVWTWVTWLRQHPALAPAVAILVTLPLTYLLSKFAFAGKIR from the coding sequence ATGCATAAGGGCAGCGGCCTGCGTTTCCTGCTTGCCGGGGGATTGAACACCGCTGTCACCTACCTGATGTACCTGGCGCTGCTCGACGTGGCCGGCTACCAGGCCAGCTATGCCATCGCCTTCGTGTGCGGTATCGGCATCAGCTATGTGCTGGGCCGCGTGTTTGTCTTCAAGGTGCACCAGGGCTACCGCTCGGTCCTGATGCTGCCGCTGGTGTACCTGGTGCAGTACGCGGTCGGGGCTGCCGTTGTGTGGACGTGGGTCACCTGGCTGCGCCAGCATCCGGCGCTGGCACCAGCAGTGGCCATTCTCGTCACGCTGCCGCTGACCTATCTTTTGAGTAAGTTCGCGTTCGCGGGAAAAATCCGATGA
- a CDS encoding WxcM-like domain-containing protein yields MHTNVDYFIHERAMCESPHIGKGTRVWAFAHVLPEARIGADCNVCDNVFIENDVRVGDRVTIKCGVQLWDGVTLEDDVFVGPNATFTNDIFPRSKKFPEKFARTIIRRGASVGANATILPGITVEQGAMIGAGAVVTRSVPPNAIVVGNPAKIVGYVDAKPVPAGDTAPAGARGAGLNVSATDVRGVTLHKMKEAADIRGSLSVGEFDRDIPFVPARYFLVYGVPTAETRGEHAHHECHQFLVAIKGSVHVVAFDGRKREEFVLDAATTGLYLPPMTWGIQYKYSSDAVLLVFASHHYDNADYIRSYDEYVELISHRYA; encoded by the coding sequence ATGCACACCAACGTTGATTATTTCATCCACGAGCGCGCCATGTGCGAGTCGCCGCACATCGGCAAGGGCACCCGTGTGTGGGCATTCGCCCATGTATTGCCGGAGGCGCGCATCGGCGCGGACTGCAACGTCTGCGACAACGTGTTCATCGAGAACGATGTGCGCGTGGGGGACCGCGTGACGATCAAATGCGGCGTGCAGTTGTGGGATGGCGTCACGCTCGAGGACGACGTGTTCGTCGGGCCGAACGCCACCTTCACCAATGACATCTTCCCGCGCAGTAAGAAATTCCCCGAGAAATTTGCCCGCACCATCATCCGGCGCGGCGCCTCGGTCGGGGCCAATGCCACCATCCTGCCGGGCATTACTGTCGAGCAGGGCGCGATGATCGGCGCCGGCGCCGTGGTCACCCGCTCGGTGCCGCCGAATGCCATCGTGGTGGGCAACCCGGCGAAGATCGTCGGCTATGTCGATGCCAAGCCGGTGCCTGCCGGCGATACCGCGCCGGCGGGAGCCCGGGGAGCGGGATTGAATGTCAGCGCCACCGATGTACGCGGCGTGACCCTGCACAAGATGAAGGAAGCGGCGGATATTCGCGGCAGCCTGTCGGTGGGCGAATTCGACCGGGATATTCCCTTCGTGCCGGCGCGTTATTTCCTCGTGTATGGCGTGCCCACCGCGGAAACCCGCGGCGAGCATGCGCACCACGAGTGCCACCAGTTCCTGGTGGCCATCAAGGGCTCGGTGCACGTGGTGGCGTTCGACGGCAGGAAGCGCGAGGAATTCGTGCTCGATGCCGCCACCACGGGCCTGTACCTGCCGCCGATGACCTGGGGTATCCAGTACAAATACTCGAGCGATGCCGTGTTGCTGGTGTTCGCCTCGCACCACTACGACAATGCCGACTACATCCGCAGCTATGACGAGTACGTCGAGCTGATCTCGCACCGGTATGCATAA